One window from the genome of Amaranthus tricolor cultivar Red isolate AtriRed21 chromosome 9, ASM2621246v1, whole genome shotgun sequence encodes:
- the LOC130824316 gene encoding subtilisin-like protease SBT3, producing MSSLCMITLQIIWILMSPLVHSLNEETIQRSTYIIHMDKSLMPNVYNSHHHWYTSTVESLVAAPSDGSKSSTSFSSPSILYSYDNALHGFSALLSQNELKMLEKHPAFIIAYKEAKATLDTTRTIEFLSLNSLTGLWPASKYGEDVIVGVIDTGVWPESQSFNDAGMAPVPSRWKGACNGGLDFNTSLCNKKLIGARYFNKGILASHPELKSKLNSARDTDGHGTHTSSTTVGSYVDDVSFFGYAKGTARGVAPRARVAIYKAVWEDGSSQTADVLAAMDQALVDGVDVISISLGFNNLPLYQNPVAIGSFAAMEQGILVSSSAGNNGPRYGSIHNDIPWSLTVAASTIDRQFAGTLLLGNGLKMKGWTLFPANAIIQKVPLIYDKNLATCNSSDYLTKLASKNIVICDHNATDPQIITYQMSQVSSSQVAGAIFISDNQLFYEAGDVTWPGILVDLKDGQNIIEYAKTHNNPWVSMQFQQTLVGSNRAPIAASYTSRGPSSYFHTVLKPDLMAPGTQVLAAYVPNIQIAYIGTTISLSSEYALLSGTSMACPHASGVAALLRAAHPNWSPSAIKSALMTTSNPFDNTGSVIMDNGFVNLIASPLVMGSGQMDPNRALDPGLVYDLAPVDYVNLMCSMNMTKNQIWSIVRLKHQDCSTPSNDLNYPSFIAYYDVDKKETGTMTYHRTLTNVGGDHTTSYKAVVRPPKGFRVKVHPKTLVFKGQNDKQSFNLTLKYKFDHDLRETFGSLVWMEHNGHHRVRSPIVVAPTSYF from the coding sequence ATGTCTTCTCTTTGCATGATTACTTTACAAATAATATGGATTCTTATGAGTCCATTGGTTCATTCACTAAATGAAGAAACTATCCAAAGATCAACCTATATCATCCACATGGATAAATCACTTATGCCTAATGTTTACAATAGCCATCATCATTGGTACACCTCCACCGTTGAATCCCTCGTCGCCGCCCCATCGGACGGCTCAAAATCATCCACTTCTTTTTCTTCACCAAGTATCCTTTATAGTTATGATAATGCCTTACATGGGTTTAGTGCACTACTATCCCAAAATGAGCTTAAAATGCTTGAAAAACACCCTGCTTTTATAATAGCCTATAAAGAAGCTAAGGCTACTCTTGACACCACTAGGACTATTGAATTTCTTTCTCTTAATTCGTTGACGGGCCTTTGGCCCGCCTCGAAGTATGGTGAAGATGTTATTGTTGGTGTTATTGACACTGGAGTATGGCCCGAGAGTCAGAGCTTCAATGACGCCGGGATGGCACCAGTGCCATCCCGGTGGAAAGGTGCATGTAACGGAGGACTAGATTTTAACACTTCATTGTGTAACAAGAAGTTGATAGGGGCAAGATACTTTAACAAAGGTATTTTAGCCTCGCATCCTGAACTTAAGTCAAAACTCAACTCTGCTCGAGACACTGATGGGCATGGGACCCACACGTCATCAACAACAGTAGGAAGCTACGTTGATGATGTGTCTTTTTTTGGATACGCAAAAGGTACAGCTCGAGGGGTAGCCCCACGAGCTAGGGTGGCTATCTATAAGGCTGTGTGGGAGGACGGGTCTTCCCAGACAGCCGATGTACTCGCTGCCATGGACCAAGCATTAGTAGACGGCGTTGATGTCATTTCAATTTCTCTAGGGTTCAACAACTTACCATTGTACCAAAATCCTGTGGCTATAGGCTCATTCGCAGCTATGGAACAGGGAATTCTAGTGTCCTCCTCGGCAGGGAATAATGGCCCACGTTATGGTTCGATCCATAATGACATCCCATGGTCCTTGACAGTGGCAGCAAGCACCATTGATCGACAATTTGCCGGCACTTTACTCCTCGGAAATGGCCTAAAAATGAAGGGTTGGACCTTATTTCCAGCCAATGCAATCATCCAAAAAGTCCCATTAATATACGACAAAAATCTAGCAACATGTAACTCTTCTGACTACCTAACAAAATTAGCTtcaaaaaacatagtcatatgtgATCATAATGCTACTGATCCCCAAATCATAACTTATCAAATGTCTCAAGTCTCGAGTTCCCAGGTAGCCGGTGCCATATTCATCTCCGACAACCAATTATTCTATGAGGCCGGAGATGTAACATGGCCCGGTATCCTTGTTGATTTGAAGGATGGCCAAAACATTATAGAATATGCAAAAACACATAACAATCCTTGGGTAAGTATGCAATTTCAACAAACATTAGTTGGATCAAATCGTGCACCAATTGCTGCATCTTACACTTCTAGGGGTCCATCTAGCTACTTTCACACCGTGCTAAAGCCAGATTTAATGGCCCCCGGAACACAAGTACTAGCTGCTTATGTTCCCAACATTCAAATTGCTTATATTGGCACAACTATATCACTATCTAGTGAATATGCTTTATTGTCCGGAACATCAATGGCGTGCCCACACGCATCAGGAGTAGCCGCCCTTTTAAGGGCGGCTCATCCTAATTGGAGCCCTTCTGCTATTAAATCCGCATTAATGACTACATCAAACCCATTTGATAACACGGGTAGTGTTATTATGGACAATGGTTTCGTCAATTTGATTGCTTCTCCATTAGTCATGGGTTCGGGTCAGATGGATCCTAACCGTGCACTTGATCCTGGGTTAGTCTATGATTTAGCACCAGTTGACTATGTCAACTTAATGTGCTCGATGAATATGACTAAAAACCAAATTTGGAGCATTGTAAGGTTGAAACACCAAGATTGCTCGACCCCATCAAACGATCTCAACTACCCGTCTTTTATTGCTTACTATGATGTCGATAAAAAAGAAACGGGTACTATGACTTATCATAGGACGCTAACAAATGTTGGAGGTGATCATACGACGAGCTATAAAGCTGTAGTGCGTCCTCCTAAGGGCTTTCGTGTAAAAGTGCATCCAAAAACATTGGTGTTCAAGGGACAAAATGACAAACAAAGCTTTAATTTGACTTTAAAGTATAAGTTTGATCATGATTTGAGGGAAACATTTGGTTCACTTGTGTGGATGGAACATAATGGACATCATAGAGTTAGGAGTCCTATTGTTGTGGCCCCTACATCGTACTTTTAG